The sequence below is a genomic window from Nicotiana tomentosiformis chromosome 6, ASM39032v3, whole genome shotgun sequence.
ACCGTCATGACAAGCTAAAAAGCTTGTTGTTAAGGTAAAGAGATAGTTATATCCTAACACTATGCTAACACCAAAAAACTATTAGATACTAAAAATATCTACTCAGCTAATAAAGCTAAATATGGCTTAAAATAAGTAATACACAGTTGGAAGGAGTCATATTGAAAGAGAAGTGGagagaaaataggaaaagtaTGTAAccaaatcccctaatttaaggcactaatgatagattgtatataatttgtaaataATTCTTGTTTAGGGCGGATATATATAAAATTAggataattttggtaaataaatttcaaatattatatagGAAGGAAAAAATCACTTGATTCAAATAGTCTTAATTTATGTATATtataagttattattatttacataacaaAAAAGATATCTTAATAATAGTACGAACCTTACATGATATTTTAGAAAAGAATATTGAAAGTTAATTGATTTATACTTATACcgaagaaaaatcaaaataattGAGAAGACCACGAAAAGCTCATTTTGGTTATAATGCTTAGTATTCGAAAAATTTATGATACAAATTACCGAAAATAACCAGCAAACCTGCACCATATAGTTGTTAATCATTGTTTTGTCTTCACAAATATTACTTACTTTTTTTTGCTTATTAATTAAAATCTTTTTATTCAAAATGATGCATGGTTATAAAGAAAATAACGTGTTATTTCAATGAATTTACTAGTTCCATAGAAACCAAACTTGTGCTAGCATTAATTGATTTTGAAAAGAAGTGGACTTACCTTCAGTCAAAATAGAAATCAAATCCCCTCTACTTATGTTCTCGTTTTGGTATTTTGATAAGAAATGTGCTCACCAGCTTCTGAATATGGACAGGTAATTGATTGGAAAAACTACTCAAACTATCACTCCATAAACAATTTCAACCAAAATTagcccaaaaataaaatatttatcaaaaaggtccaaatataattttaatcCAAACAATTTTCAATTAATATTAGTTTTTTAAGCATACAGTGAGCTAAAGTGAGTTTCAAAGAATCAAGCACCTTAATTCGATTTAGCACTATTAAATGTTAGTTTGTTGGATTGAGTAGAAGGATTGAACTGAAAATGTCAAGGACAACCATTGAAGCTTGTTTAAGCTTGAATTCAAAATTTTAGGTTTTCgaaattggaatttatttcaagtggtATTGTTGGAAGAGATTTGATACATCTTAAGGAGTGTGAATCTCAATTTTTGGACGATTTGGGGGAGAGTttaggtggtttgaattgaaatttgAGCGAAATTTGAAGTGCACAAGATGAACATGGAAGAAGATTATATGTGTATTTCACTGTGTAACTCCGTGTATCTTTTGTGTATCACTTGTGTATTAAATATATATCTCTTGTGTATCTCCTGTATATACATGTATACATATATGTGAGATACATATTTGATTCATATGTCGTAGAGAAATTTTTAAACTTGATTTTAGCTACGAATTTTGACTAAAAACTAGTCCAaatctttctcaaattttgtGTATTGagtcatctatatgttttcaatgaatttcaaccaaaCTCATTAAAATGTCCTTTTGCTTAGGTTTTTAGAATCTGGTATATTCTTTTCTTTGGGTTTCATCTTTCCTAACTTATCCATGAAATTATTTTTCCGTCTTACATCTCATGTTGCTCATtacgcttaaaaatatggaaggagatctttgCGTATGATTCTTGGACAGAAAGAATCCTTATTTATCTAGATTTTTATGCgcttggctagttttggtaagtatgtgattaatggctagaggttgATAAGTTTGGACTTATTTTGTAAGATTCCCAAGTTGATTTTGGACTCAGGTGTGGTAAGGCAGAAAAGGCCCAATTTGTATTTGGAAGGTTTGTCCTACTTGGGCCTCAAAAACTCTACTAGCCCATATTTCCTGGCACGAGCGAGAAATTGCCAGTCTTCTCTGTGCCGAGTCGATCGATCGATCGATCGAGAGAGAGAGACCATGGGTAAGTGAAGATTTCAATTTCTGCATTTGGGTCCAATTTTTCTTGCTAATTCTAATAATCTCGTTCTCGATTTATAGCAAGGGTCAAAGTTCATGAGCTAAGACAGAAGTCCAAGACTGAGCTTTTAGCTCAGCTGAAGGACCTACAGGCAGAGCCTTGCTCTCCTCCACGTTGCCAAAGTCACTGATGGTACCCCCAATAAGGACTCAAAGATATAAAATTTTGTACCCGTTTGCAAGTATATTCAAATACATTTGTCAGTAAAAGAATTGATGTTTAAATGAAAATGGGGTTGGATGCAGAAGGGTGGTGAGGTTATCAATAGCACAAGTGTTGACATGATATCACAGAAGCAGAAGTCGGCGTTAAGGGAACCTTACATGAATAAGAAGTACTTACCTCTTGATCTTCGTCCCAAGAAGACCAGAGCCATTCGTAGACGTCTTACTAAGCACCACGTACTTTGCATTTGGACCTCTTGAAGTTTTTTGAATTTGCTGTTATGTTATTCTTCTCGAGTTTCATCATTTATATGTTTAGTAAAACGCTGCATTTTTTCTGCCATTTTCTTACTCGAATACTCTGTTACTGAGCTTTGTACTCGTTTGCTCTTGAAAATGAGGAATCTTTTAATAAAAAAGCTCTTAGTTTTTATGATTTATACTCCTTTTTGTTGTTGTCTGAGTAAACCAAATATCATGTCATGCTTCTTGTGTGCTAGCCGGCTTTGTACTCGTTAGATCTTGAAAAGTGTGGTGCATAATCTTAGTAGTGATTCTAGTTTTAATAACGCTATATTCAGTGTCTCATAGGAATTAATTAAAATGACCCCTACCAGTTTCATATAAGGGAATAGATCATaatttctttttcatttattttcAGCTGTGGAAAATACTAAGAATAAGTTTAAGTGATGTGGGGGCCTGTTTAGAATTCTTAAAACTTGTGGGGCTAACTTAAAACCTAACAAATAAAGGTCCACTTTTGGATCCAAAcatctaagagcccgtttggacataaaaacttttttcctttttttcaacaaatttttactttttttcgaaatcagcgtttgtttataaaatttccaattttcacttgaagatccattttggaatttttcgaaattttgaaaaactccaaaaaactgtttttcaaaattttcactcggATTActtacaaaacttcaaaaataacccaaaattatattcatgtccaaacacaactctaattttcaaataccattttcacttgaaatttttttttactttttttggaattttataattcttatttccaaacgcccactaagtgactttctctcttctctctcgcTTCTCATCAAAATTCAAAATCGCGTGGGTTGGGAGTTGGGACGAAACCCAACTACCATAGACACAAAAAGCAGCAATTTGAAGTTAGTTCTTGATGTTTAACTTCTTTCATTCCCCGGAAAGCAATGATTTGAAGCATTTTATATTAAACAAAGAGTGACGCCGAGGAGGTTGATGCAATTGATGGACACACATCAATTGACCAAGAAAGAAAAGTTAAAAGTGTTATTGATGTGGTTTGTTCACACCATCTTGTTGGCATGTGATAGTTAGAAAAGAAGTGGATAAAAGAGTTTTATATTGTTGTTTGTTTTGTACTCGTTTATCCACTTCTTTTCAAGCAGCAATATAAAGCTCAGTAATAGAGTACATAATAAGCAGCAATGTAAAGTTCTTTTATCCACTTTTTTAAAGTTATCACATGCCAACAAGATAGCGTGAACAAACCACACCAATATTGTCTTAAACTTCTCCTCGGTCAACTGTTACTTGTCCATCAATTGCATCAACCTCCTAGGGTGATCCATTATTTTTTACCTCATAGTTGATCCCAAAACTTTTCACCATTCTATAGATCTTCTTCAGCTTCTTTTTCTTTGGGAAAGCCTCACAATTTAACTTGGTGACCAGCGAAAACTTTCTCAGCAAAAAAAAATAGGGCATTCTCTCCAATATAAACCATATCTCGTACTTCTTCTCATATTTCCTAACTTGACGAAGAAAAAGAGAATGAACCATTTTTCTACTGAATCCAGTTTAGTTTTTTGACAGCTTCCAGAAGTGGCCAGAACGACAATTTTTAAATTAGGTCTTGCTCCTGCAACACTCTTTTGAACTTGAAAAATAATTGCATCCTCCACCGTACTAAGATCTTGGCAGGGAAAGAACTACCAAACATATGCCGCCATGTGGTCAATCCATACACGTCCAAAATAAATTGCACACCCTAAAGCCTTTATTTGTTAGGTTTTAAGTCAGAACATCATTTAATATTGCTGTTTTTTCTATATATGTTCTGCCCGATATTTGATGGAAATAGAGTTTGAGCTTTTATGTGGAGAGTTCACTCAAAACTCAGCCTAAAGCCATAAACAAATTGCATCACTTGCAGGGAATCATAGTAGTCCAGTTTGTTTAGCTACTTGAACTTTCATCTTGTTGGTGAGTATTCGATTCCCACCTTACAATCCCTTTCCCCCTGTATATAATTTAACAAGAATTGAATTGCCTGCACAAGAACAATTATGCAAAGTGTTCTATTAAATGAAATAATTGTCTTAGATGTAGCATGCTTATcttctctttttatttatttctttgagATAATTAGGCATATGAAATACAAATTAGGAGTATTTAATAGCCATGCATAAGCAGTATTTGCTTGGTTGCCATCTCTCTTGTTATTTAATTACATGTGACAAACCTAAAATCACATGGAGAAAAATTATCTTGAAAGACCTGTCGAAATTGAAGATCAGAATCATCGAAGTATCTCCATTGATGAACCAAGTTGAGCTTGTGAGAGAAGGTTCTAGATGACAGAGAAATTGGGGAAATAAACTTTGTGTTATTTCCATTTCTgtaaagtgtatatatatacatgtgtAAGAGTGTaagagaaaaatagaaaaaatatcctAATTAAAAAACTGCCACTCTAACTAATTCAACTATATTGACCAATATTGACTAATCAACTACACAACTAAGTCTACACAATTGATATACACATAAATATTACATTAACCATTTTCAATACCCCCCTCACGTTGGAGATGAGGGACTGCCAACTTGCTAAAAAGATCAGAATGTTTAACCCCTGTAAGTACCTTTGTCAAGATATCAGCCAATTAGTAGAGGTAGAAATGTGATGTAGTGTGACTAGCCCATCCTGTATATTGTCTCGCACAAAGTGGAAATTCACTTTGATATACTTTGTCCTCTCATAGAATACAGGATTCCTTGCCATATGAATAGCTTCTTGACTATCACAAACACAGTTATGGGATTGGTGCACATAACTGTCAATTTTTCTAGCAATCTCGTTATCCATGCCAATTCTCCAACAACTTTCCTGATAATGAGACAGTAGTTTGTTTCTTTGACTTCCAACTAATAGGGCTATTCCCAAGTAGCACAATGTACCCACTCACAGATTTTCTCGAATCAGGGCAAGCAGcccaatctgagtcacaatatgcAGTGATGACATAACTGGGATTATTGGACAGAAATATTTCCAAAGTAGTATCTTCCTTATCTAAGAACATGTATAGCATCCTTGAGATGAGTTTCCCTTGGTGCCTGTATAAACTGGCTCAAATGTTGGACACTATAGGTTATATCCAGTCTTGTGTTTGTTAGAAAGTTTAATTTCCCAACTAGCTTCCTATAATATCCTGGATTAGACAACAAGGTTCCTTCTTCACTCCTCAATTTAATAGTAAAATCAAGTGGAGAGCTAACAGTAAAGAATGTCAAGCAATCATATTTCTTTAGTAGGTCCATAGTAAATTTTCTCTCGCAAATCAATACTCCATCAGCCTTATACAACATCTCTAGCCCCAACAAGTAGTGTAACTTCCCAAGATCCTTTATCCTGAATTGATTGTGCAGGAAAGCCTTCAATTCCTTAATTTCCTCCAAGTTGGCGCCAGTAAGAATCACATCATCTACATATACAGCCACAAAGACTGCTGAGTTCCCCTGTTTACTGTAGAACAATGAGTAATCACTAGCTGAATGTTTGAAACCCCTAGAATGCAGAGACTCTGTCAACTTATCATACCATTATCTTCTAGCTTATTTTAGACCATATAATGACTTCCTAAGTCTGCACACTAAGTTTCCATTAGGTACCATTAGACCTTGTGGAACCTCTATGTACACTTCTTCATTTAGATCCCCATGAAGAAATGCATTGTTAGTGTTGTGACTGTGGTCATCTTCACCACTGGTTAAAAGGTTTATGCGTAATCAATTCCTGCTTCTTGTGTGTATCCCTCCACTACAAGTCTTGCCATGAATCTTTATACACTTCCATCTACCTTGTGTTTGATCTTGTATACCCATTTACAACTTATAGCTTTCTTTCCTGCAGGCAATTCAACTAAATCCCAAGTATGGTTAGTATATAAAGCTTCAAATTCATGTGTTATTGCCATTTACCATGCAGGATTCATATATGCCTCCTCATAAGAAGATGGCTCAAAATCATGTGAAATGTTTCTAAGCAATTAATGACTTTCAAGATGCAAGACATTGAAAGAAACATATTGTTTGTTGTTACAGAATACATTAAATGGTGTGGGAATAGTGTGATATTCAGGTTATGTGTTATGATGCTGAAGGTTTGGCAAGGAGTACACATAGACTTTGAGGTGTACAGGAGTGTTATGTGTTCTGCTGATCTTctaggttttgatggatttgttTGAAGGCTGTTAGActcaatgacttgagatttaatGGGATGTACCTGTGTGGATGATTGAGAAATAGGGATGGTTTATGGAGACATGTGTGAACTTGACATATACTGATTAGGTATTGTTGAACTAGGTAGAGAAAAAGGTGCAGCATTATCTGATACAAATCTACTAGTGACAGAAATTGATGCATCATTATCATATATGCTACAATCAATTGAAGTCCTAGAAGTAGAATGAGAACAAGATGGATTAGAATTCATCAGATGCAATACAGAAGGAAAGCTGGAATGTTTAGGTAAAACTgcaaaaggaaaaatattttcatggaaCACTACATCTCTAGATATATGTATTCTCTTTGTGGCCAAGTCTAGGACCTTGTAACCCTTTGTAGCAAAGGGATAACCTACAAACACATGGAGTGTGGCTCTTGGTTCAAACTTGTCTTTGCGAGTCTTTAGTGTACGAGGGTAACACGAGCAACCAAAACTCTTAAGTTGTGAATATTTGGGCTTTTTGTTATACAGGAGTTCAAAAGGGATTTTGTTGAATAGTGGATGAGAGTCTCTTTATCAGATAGGTGGTTGTTAGAATGCACTCCCTCAGTACCTGATAGGTAGTTTGGACTGGTAAAGTAAGGCCCTTGCTGTTTCAAGTAGGTATTTGTGTTTTCTTTCCaccacaccattttgttgtggtgtgtaTGGACAAATTTTCTGATGTACTATGCCTTTTTCTTGGAAGTATGTCATGGTTTCATTGTTGACAAATTCTAGACCATTATCAGATCTAATGGTCTTAACTGAGGTACCAAACTGATTTTCAATCATAGACAGAAAATCTTTAATGGCATGAAATGTGTTGCTTTTGCAGCTTAAGAGGTGAGTCCAGGTTGACCTACTAAAATCATCAACTATAGCGAGGAAGTTTCTGTAATTATCTTGTATGGGTATATGGTAGGGGCCCCATAGGTCTACATGGAGTAACTCAAGAATTTTGGTGGATGAAGTGGTCCTTTCAGGGAATGGTAACTTTGCTTGTCTTGCCATAGGGCAGATTGAACAAATAAAGGGTTGTTTAGGGGGAAAATTAGCTGGTATAGTAGATATTTTCCATATTTTTATAAAGGGTACATGACCTAGCCTATTGTGCCACAAGTAGTCAACATTATTTCCAGAAGATGCAGAACATATAAGAGAAGAATTCACAGTAAAAGGATCAATTTTATTGCATGAATGGATACTATTTACATTGCTCAATGGATAAGATGACTCATTTACAGTTGACGATGAATGAAAGGGATGAGCTTGATCCTTTTTCTTGCTAGCATTGTTATCAGGAATGAGGCAAACTAGAAATTGAAGTAGTGGGTGGACTCAACTCTGAACAATTGTGACACTTTGAATAAAGAAAATACAACTCACTCCTTGCCTTACCAATCTCAAGAGGCCTCTTCATTGAAGTGGCCTGCATTAGACAAAGATATTTGTTGAAATTAACCATGCAATCAAGATGCACTATTAATGAGTGGATTAAAATAAGATTGTATTTAAAGCTAGGTACATACAGGACTCTAACCATAGTTAGTCTATGACTAAGAAAGACATCACCAATTTCTGTCACTTTTACCCTATATCCATTAGGTAAGGTGACAAGGAAGGGATAAGGTAGGGTTCTAATATTAGTGAGAACAGACTTTCTATAGGTCATATGGTTTGAAGCTGCACTGTCTAAAATCCATAGGTCAACAATTGAATTTGAACATTTACATGTGGTTGTTACAGCTATCTCTTTATAAGTAGAGCAACTGAAGATTTTGGTCGTGGTTCCTGCCATCAGCATCTCCGCTGTTGCAAGCTTGCATCTCTTCACACTGACCATGGACATTTGCAGCAGATCCTGTATTTCTTTCCTTTGTAAATTTAAAGTCTTATGAAAATACATGTAGCCTAAGCACTTTTCCTTGGTATGCTCAGGCTTTTTGCAGTAGTTACAATACAATTTAGATCTATTGGGGGGGGGGGAAAGTAGGTTTATATGATTTCTGTCCTGCAGTGTTGCCTTGTGGAGTATAATTAATTTT
It includes:
- the LOC138894334 gene encoding uncharacterized protein; translated protein: MVSVKRCKLATVEMLMAGTTTKIFSCSTYKEIAETTTLVFDSTVHRSWRRGILRALSMKNKVRFITEKCKKPNAGEATYDQWARCDDMMTSWIMNSLSKNLADSLQYVNDAKELWKELEERYDQTNGEKLYQLQKEMNDLNQITLDITRYYTKIKKLWEELNTLNAHAQCDCQCTCGAKANMHKAEQDRRLIQFLIGLNKVYIVIRGSILMMNPLPSIAHAFSILIQEEKHREVRPRSAANVHGQCEEMQACNSGDADDSAASNHMTYRKSVLTNIRTLPYPFLVTLPNGYRVKVTEIGDVFLSHRLTMATSMKRPLEIVCLIPDNNASKKKDQAHPFHSSSTVNESSYPLSNVNSIHSCNKIDPFTVNSSLICSASSGNNVDYLWHNRLGHVPFIKIWKISTIPANFPPKQPFICSICPMARQAKLPFPERTTSSTKILELLHVDLWGPYHIPIQDNYRNFLAIVDDFSRSTWTHLLSCKSNTFHAIKDFLSMIENQFGTSVKTIRSDNGLEFVNNETMTYFQEKGIVHQKICPYTPQQNGVVERKHKYLLETARALLYQSKLPIRTSIDCSIYDNDASISVTSRFVSDNAAPFSLPSSTIPNQNISHDFEPSSYEEAYMNPAWGFKHSASDYSLFYSKQGNSAVFVAVYVDDVILTGANLEEIKELKAFLHNQFRIKDLGKLHYLLGLEMLYKADGVLICERKFTMDLLKKYDCLTFFTVSSPLDFTIKLRSEEGTLLSNPGYYRKLVGKLNFLTNTRLDITYSVQHLSQFIQAPRETHLKDAIHVLR